The stretch of DNA CCATGGTCTTGTCGTATGGGGATTTCTGGCAGATAATGAAAGGAATATGAAATAGCCCAGTACCTTCTGCCAAGCTACAGCCTGTGACCTCTTCTCCAGTAACCTCTAATCCCTGGTCTGTTTTAGATTCAAACGCCTGTTTTCCCTTTGATGCTCCGGTAAATGCTGTGGTTGATACCGAGACTGACATTGCTCCGCCTGCTACAGCAGCTTCCCAGGTGCCTGCACAGGTAGACCTAGTAACTTCTGAGAGCTCTGAGCCAACGGTGGGCTTTTGGCGAGTTTTCTTCTCTACTTTTGTCACCATCTTTCTAGCAGAGCTAGGCGATAAGACCCAGGTCACCACGCTGCTGATGAGCGCCGAGTCCCATGCGCCCTGGATTGTGTTTTTGGGAGCCAGCAGCGCTTTAATCGCTACTAGCCTAATTGGCGTTCTTCTAGGGCAGTGGTTGGCCAACCGCCTCTCGCCCCGCACCCTAGATAAAGCAGCCGGTTGCCTGCTGCTGGCCATCACTGGGTGGCTACTTTGGGATATTTCTGGCTTTTAGGAGAAACTCATGGATTGGAAGTTGCTCGGCCTGAGTTTCTTGGCCGTTTTTGTGTCAGAACTGGGCGATAAAAGCCAGCTGGCTGCGATCGCACTCGGAGGCAGCTCCCAATCGCCCCGAGCTGTCTTTTTTGGGGCCACTGCCGCCCTGCTGCTGGCCAGCTTTTTAGGCGTCATCTTGGGTGGTGGCACTGCTCACCTGCTTCCAGCCCACCTGGTCAAAACCGTAGCGGCTGTCGGCTTCGGCCTCATGGCAGTGCGCCTACTCTGGCCTAGCTCAGCCGAGTAAAGCTTTTTCATACCCACTTAAACCCTCAAGCGAAAGAAGGGAAGCAGCTGGCTGCTTCCCTTCTTTTGCTTAAATACATTCAGGTTCAGACCCGTCAAACCTGGGCAAATGAGCTAAAGACCCTGAGAGTTCCCCGCGTTCCTGCGTCTCCCCCTGCCCGCGTCTCTCTCCATTCCGCTGCCCTACTGATCCGCAGGCTGCAGGTCGCTGTAGCACAGCCGCAGCAGCAGAGCACTTGCCACCAGTTTCACCCCTTCCAAAGCCCAATACAGGGCGTGCATTTGATTCATACCAGCCGGAATTTCCTGAGGCTGAAACAGATCGAGGGGCATGCCCAACGCACTCATGGTCGGCGTTAGCAGGTACGTGTAAATCAAGGCAATGCCCAGCAGTACGCCAGCTAGCTCCAGAGACCAGCGGCTGCGGGTTCCGCTCACTAGCACGCTCGACTCATCCCGCTGATGGCGCAGTACCAACAACCCGGTTAGCACTACCGCTCCACACAAAATTTCTACGCGATTAAATAACCAAAACAGGGAATAGCCTGCCGTCCCAAAGTTGTCTTGGCTCATCATGCCAGAGACAAATAAACCCGGCATGATCAAGAAATCGATCAGCACGCTGCTGCTGAACCAAAATGCGATCGCAAACAGCACGAGATTATGCCAGTTTGCGGGCTTCAACCTAGGATTTGAGGAGATATTCATAAGGCCCAAGTAAGGATGATTCAGTCATATTTAATAGGCTAGCCAAACTAAACCGTTTTCACTATGAAAAATCATTTCGGCTAAACCGTTCTTATTAATCCGTTTAGACCGGCAACATTAAGTAACCTCAGCCCTAGACCCAGCCTAAAGAACCTGAGAAAGGCGGTAAAGATTCCTCACTTTCTGTATACAACCTTTAATAGGCTACCTACAGATTTTAATTAAATGAACAGCTCGCTAGATGACCTTGATAAGGCGGCTAGCGAAATCGAAAATGCCTTTATGCTCGGCTGATTACAATAAAACTGAGGGGGCAAGAACTACCTGCCTCTGCCCAGACCCAACGATCACCCATGACTCACATAGCAATCCAACGATCTGCTCTGCTGGCGGTTGCCGGAGTTCTGACTGCGACAGCTGGTCTCGCTTTGATGCCAAGCCTGCGTCTATTGGCCCCAGCGGCTGCGGTAGAACTGGCCCAGCAGCCCACTTCCTTTGTGCAGCAGCCCCGGCTCATCGAGTCATCTACCACCCGCAACCTGGTGAGTCAGCTCAATGCCACCTACTATGTGACCCTAGACCTGCCTGCTGGCGCTGATGTCGGTCTTCAAACCGTACAGATTCGGCTGACTGAGGGCCGAGACCCCATTTTCCGCTTTCGCCCAGACGACACTCAGGTTTTTGAGGGCACCCGTTACGACCGGGGCACCGAGATTCCTGTCGGGGTGGTGACGCAGGATAGAGATGAAAATACGCTAACTGTTCAGCTTGACCCAGCCGTCTTGCCCGGTCGCACTGTAACGTTGGCCCTTCGCCCTGAGCGGAATCCCCGATTTGAAGGGATTTACCTGTTTGAAGTAACTGCCTTTCCGGCAGGAGAGCAGGTCCAGCCCAGATTTACCGGCTATGCCCGCCTGCACTTCTACCGCAACGATCGCGATCGCCGCCTGATCTAAGGCATTTCTCCTGAGATATCAATTGGCAGATCGTCTTCTAGCCCCAGGTGCGTCGTTTTGACCCAGCGCAGGCGCTTCTGCCTAACAGAAAGCCGCATAGCCATTGCTGAAATAACCAGCAGCCAGTGAAACATGTAGACAAAGCCGCGCAGGGTCTGCACCAGAGAAGGCCACATTGCCTGTTGCTGGGTACGCCGGATACCGGCAAACATGCCCAGCATCGACAGCGAGAAAGCCAGACTCGTCAGCGGAGCAAACACGGGCACACGGTTGCGGGCTAGGGCCAACAGCAGATCGGGCAGGGCGACCGTCGGTAGGCCGTACTGCATCAGCCAAAAGACGAATAGGTCAAAGGACTTGCTGGGGGTCATGCGGTTTTGGGCAATCAGTCGCCAGTAATCTAGGTAGCGCTGGTAGCCTCCCTCTGCCCAACGGTTGCGCTGGTGCCAGAGCGCCACAGCCTGGGTTACCCCTTCCTCTCGCACCGCTGGATGCAGGCAAAACTGGATGTCCCAACCATTGAGATGCAGGCGCATGGTCAGATCTAGGTCGTCGGTGATGGTCTCTTCGTTCCAGCCACCGCAGTGCTCAATCGCTTCTCGGCGGACAAACTGACCGTTACCCCTGAGTTCGCCAATGCCGCCAACCGCAATGCGCTGCTGCTGAAAATACGAGTCTAGGGCCATCTCAGCCTGCTGGCCGCGCGTCCAGAAGTTGGCCCCGGCATTGGCAATCGCCTTTCTTACCTGAACTGCGCCTACGCTCTCCTGAGCA from Pseudanabaena sp. FACHB-2040 encodes:
- a CDS encoding DUF2808 domain-containing protein, whose translation is MTHIAIQRSALLAVAGVLTATAGLALMPSLRLLAPAAAVELAQQPTSFVQQPRLIESSTTRNLVSQLNATYYVTLDLPAGADVGLQTVQIRLTEGRDPIFRFRPDDTQVFEGTRYDRGTEIPVGVVTQDRDENTLTVQLDPAVLPGRTVTLALRPERNPRFEGIYLFEVTAFPAGEQVQPRFTGYARLHFYRNDRDRRLI
- a CDS encoding TMEM165/GDT1 family protein, which encodes MDWKLLGLSFLAVFVSELGDKSQLAAIALGGSSQSPRAVFFGATAALLLASFLGVILGGGTAHLLPAHLVKTVAAVGFGLMAVRLLWPSSAE
- a CDS encoding DUF4149 domain-containing protein translates to MNISSNPRLKPANWHNLVLFAIAFWFSSSVLIDFLIMPGLFVSGMMSQDNFGTAGYSLFWLFNRVEILCGAVVLTGLLVLRHQRDESSVLVSGTRSRWSLELAGVLLGIALIYTYLLTPTMSALGMPLDLFQPQEIPAGMNQMHALYWALEGVKLVASALLLRLCYSDLQPADQ
- a CDS encoding TMEM165/GDT1 family protein — protein: MPAQVDLVTSESSEPTVGFWRVFFSTFVTIFLAELGDKTQVTTLLMSAESHAPWIVFLGASSALIATSLIGVLLGQWLANRLSPRTLDKAAGCLLLAITGWLLWDISGF
- a CDS encoding glycosyltransferase family 2 protein, encoding MSDFVEPSAYFDEFDIDEFPGYAGRRRKAAFTLTMLWGSTLLLHLVSWGSWLVWGMTLVLSTHAVRLLFARPSAAPALMPSVQPTSTVTVPSQTSTVDKETWAAWPYVSVLVAAKNEESVITKLVDALCNLDYPTCRYDLWIIDDNSSDRTPQVLNRLTQEYPQLHVVRRPAGATGGKSGALNEVWPNTQGDLIAVFDADAQVPADLLRRVVPYFAQESVGAVQVRKAIANAGANFWTRGQQAEMALDSYFQQQRIAVGGIGELRGNGQFVRREAIEHCGGWNEETITDDLDLTMRLHLNGWDIQFCLHPAVREEGVTQAVALWHQRNRWAEGGYQRYLDYWRLIAQNRMTPSKSFDLFVFWLMQYGLPTVALPDLLLALARNRVPVFAPLTSLAFSLSMLGMFAGIRRTQQQAMWPSLVQTLRGFVYMFHWLLVISAMAMRLSVRQKRLRWVKTTHLGLEDDLPIDISGEMP